A genomic window from Silene latifolia isolate original U9 population chromosome 11, ASM4854445v1, whole genome shotgun sequence includes:
- the LOC141613227 gene encoding uncharacterized protein LOC141613227 encodes MRKVKEKFDGYFGIRVDSVGRSGGLAMLWRKEVDYVLMFASVHHMDFQVRNADGDWRITGFYGWRAVSDRHLSWKLLRFLSGQSQLPWVCIGDFKDILYSTEMKGGSRTQCQMNNLWDAIDDCGLWDGPWEGYNFSFDNGQAGEENRQSMLDRALCTSTWSDLFPFTRLFYLAQKWSDHAPIKLVLNRRESGGGDLKISSLSKCRLERRGVVRLSRVVWSE; translated from the coding sequence ATGAGAAAGGTGAAGGAGAAGTTTGATGGTTACTTTGGGATCAGAGTGGACAGTGTGGGACGTTCAGGTGGGCTAGCGATGTTATGGCGAAAGGAAGTTGATTATGTTCTTATGTTTGCGTCTGTTCACCATATGGACTTCCAAGTCCGCAATGCAGATGGTGATTGGAGGATTACAGGGTTCTATGGTTGGCGGGCTGTTTCGGATCGACATCTTTCTTGGAAACTTCTTAGATTTCTTAGTGGACAATCTCAGCTGCCTTGGGTTTGTATTGGCGATTTCAAGGACATTCTTTATTCGACAGAGATGAAAGGAGGGAGTAGAACGCAGTGTCAAATGAACAATTTATGGGATGCTATTGATGATTGTGGCCTATGGGATGGTCCGTGGGAGGGATACAACTTCTCTTTTGATAATGGGCAAGCTGGTGAAGAAAACCGCCAAAGTATGCTTGATAGAGCTCTTTGCACGTCTACGTGGTCTGATTTGTTCCCCTTTACTAGGCTTTTCTATCTAGCTCAAAAATGGTCGGATCACGCCCCTATTAAGCTAGTCTTAAATAGGCGGGAGAGTGGGGGGGGGGACCTCAAAATTTCAAGTTTAAGCAAATGTAGGTTGGAGAGGAGGGGTGTGGTGAGGCTGTCGAGAGTGGTGTGGAGCGAGTGA